A portion of the Camelus ferus isolate YT-003-E chromosome 16, BCGSAC_Cfer_1.0, whole genome shotgun sequence genome contains these proteins:
- the PEMT gene encoding phosphatidylethanolamine N-methyltransferase isoform X6: MGPVLGAEGCREAPARRPAPRGLGRAGPMHSLAAGPDCCGGLGNLDFRQADLCVMTRLLGYVDPSDPRFVAAVLAIAFNPLFWNVEARDWGPEEPGQRPPPDPGGRLKQGSLPRFCGRTWTSPRPAFSCYTLYPSLPGAAGGKGASHPAGNCTNCAGGWKWRPGAGTPGPGLQAGVPQPARPEQRVQETLSPALVTAERWISR; this comes from the exons ATGGGGCCGGTCCTGGGGGCGGAGGGCTGCCGCGAGGCCCCTGCAAGGCGGCCCGCGCCGAGGGGCCTGGGCCGGGCTGGGCCCATGCACAGCCTGGCGGCGGGGCCTGACTGCTGCGGGGGCCTCGGCAACCTGGACTTCAGGCAG GCAGACCTCTGCGTTATGACCCGGCTGCTGGGCTACGTGGACCCCTCAGATCCCCGCTTTGTGGCTGCGGTCCTCGCCATCGCTTTCAATCCGCTCTTCTGGAATGTG GAAGCACGTGACTGGGGCCCCGAGGAGCCAGGACAACGCCCACCTCCAGACCCCGGAGGCAGGCTGAAGCAAGGCAGCCTCCCCAGGTTCTGTGGTCGGACGTGGACATCACCGAGGCCGGCTTTCAGCTGCTACACCCTCTACCCTTCATTGCCCGGTGCTGCCGGAGGGAAAG GCGCCTCACACCCTGCTGGAAACTGCACCAACTGCGCTGGTGGCTGGAAGTGGCGGCCAGGGGCTGGGACCCCCGGGCCCGGGCTACAGGCAGGCGTCCCCCAGCCAGCACGCCCGGAGCAGCGTGTCCAGGAGACACTGTCCCCAG CTCTTGTCACTGCAGAGCGTTGGATCAGCCGCTGA